In the genome of Deinococcus yavapaiensis KR-236, one region contains:
- a CDS encoding methylenetetrahydrofolate reductase produces the protein MTVKFADKLGRSFVVTAELDPPRGPDPTPTISEATALVGLVDGVNVSDSPMANLRMNSTVTASIVQRETGLTTIAHLTCRDRNVLALQADLLGAHALGVRFVLCLRGDPPTRGDHPDATGVFELGADGLASLARGLNEGRSLTGRDLGGHTDFGVGVALNPTNPDLQAEAVRLREKLDAGATFAQTQPVFSRDDVERFLDVIGTPPLPILFGVLPIRSAKMAQNVSKWAKVPTELLTRVEERGKAAGIEWSARLVEDLRDLGVAGVHLYPLGKPDVAREVLGATLPV, from the coding sequence ATGACGGTGAAGTTCGCGGACAAACTCGGTCGATCGTTCGTCGTGACGGCGGAGCTCGATCCGCCGCGCGGTCCGGACCCGACCCCGACGATTTCGGAAGCGACGGCCCTCGTGGGGTTGGTGGACGGGGTGAACGTGTCGGATTCGCCGATGGCGAACCTGCGCATGAACTCGACCGTCACGGCGAGTATCGTTCAGCGTGAAACGGGCCTCACGACGATCGCGCACCTCACGTGCCGCGATCGCAACGTCCTCGCGCTGCAAGCGGACTTGCTGGGCGCGCACGCCCTCGGGGTGCGCTTCGTGCTGTGTCTTCGAGGCGACCCGCCGACGCGCGGCGACCATCCGGACGCGACGGGCGTGTTCGAGCTCGGTGCCGACGGGCTGGCGAGCCTCGCGCGGGGCCTCAACGAGGGGCGGTCGCTCACGGGCCGCGACCTCGGGGGGCACACGGATTTCGGCGTCGGCGTGGCCCTCAATCCCACGAATCCAGACTTGCAAGCCGAGGCGGTGAGGTTGCGCGAGAAGTTGGACGCCGGAGCGACCTTCGCGCAGACGCAGCCCGTGTTTTCGAGAGACGACGTGGAGCGCTTCTTGGACGTCATCGGTACGCCTCCCTTACCGATTCTGTTCGGGGTGCTGCCGATCCGCTCGGCGAAAATGGCGCAGAACGTGTCGAAGTGGGCGAAGGTGCCGACCGAACTGCTGACGCGCGTGGAGGAACGAGGCAAGGCGGCGGGCATCGAGTGGAGCGCGCGCCTCGTGGAGGACTTGCGCGACCTCGGGGTGGCGGGCGTGCACTTGTACCCGCTCGGCAAGCCGGACGTGGCGCGAGAAGTCCTGGGCGCTACACTGCCGGTATGA
- the glgX gene encoding glycogen debranching protein GlgX codes for MTLTKTPLKVRLGQPYPLGARYDGKGVNFALYSENAKGVELCLFDETGVETRVPVREQTAFVWHLYIDGLKPGQMYGYRVHGEYAPERGLRFNPNVVLLDPYARALSGTEQFDAGVFAYKMGKDDLTMETNDQRGAPLGVVIDDRFDWSGDHSPNVPFHKSVIYEAHVKGLTMTHPEVPEELRGTYAGLAHPAVVSYLKDLGITAIELMPVHAHLDDPFLLHKNLTNYWGYSTLNFFSPEVRYSAAFRAGDPVGAVTEFKEMVKALHAAGIEVILDVVYNHTAEGNHMGPTLSFKGIDNPTYYRLVAGDQRHYFDYTGTGNSLNVRHPQTLQLIMDSLRYWVTEMHVDGFRFDLASTLARGLHEVEQLSSFFTIIHQDPTLSHVKLIAEPWDVGEGGYQVGNFPVKWAEWNGIYRDDMRAFWKGEGGLASEIGYRLTGSSDLYKDDGRKPWASINFVTAHDGFTLRDTVSYNDKHNEANGENNQDGHNHNLSWNFGAEGPTTDPDIEALRSRQQRNLLATLFLSQGVPMLLGGDEMGRTQHGNNNAYCQDNEISWYDWSSVDEKLLEFTRRLIHLRQSHPALHRRKFFSGRPIRGTDIRDIMWLRHDGAEMTDEDWQNPGTQSLGVFLAGNGIADVGEDGQPLQDDHFLLLLSASSENLPFTVPDFGGCTAWELLLDTSNDEAQEVVAAGTETQLINRSLKLYRCVR; via the coding sequence ATGACCCTCACGAAGACGCCCCTCAAAGTTCGACTCGGCCAACCTTACCCGCTCGGCGCACGCTACGACGGAAAGGGGGTGAACTTCGCGCTGTACTCCGAGAACGCCAAGGGCGTGGAGCTTTGCCTGTTCGACGAAACGGGCGTCGAAACGCGCGTGCCCGTCCGCGAGCAGACGGCGTTCGTATGGCACCTGTACATCGACGGCCTCAAGCCCGGGCAGATGTACGGCTACCGCGTTCATGGCGAGTACGCTCCGGAGCGCGGCTTGCGCTTCAATCCGAACGTCGTCCTGCTCGATCCGTACGCCCGGGCCCTGTCGGGAACCGAGCAGTTCGACGCGGGCGTCTTCGCCTACAAGATGGGCAAAGACGACTTGACGATGGAGACGAACGATCAGCGCGGCGCGCCCCTCGGCGTCGTCATCGATGACCGCTTCGACTGGAGCGGCGACCACTCGCCGAACGTCCCCTTCCACAAAAGCGTCATCTACGAGGCGCACGTCAAAGGCCTCACGATGACGCATCCCGAGGTGCCCGAAGAACTGCGCGGCACGTACGCGGGCCTCGCCCACCCGGCGGTCGTGTCGTACCTCAAGGACCTCGGCATCACCGCCATCGAACTGATGCCCGTCCACGCGCACCTCGACGATCCGTTCTTGCTGCACAAGAACCTCACGAACTACTGGGGTTACTCCACGCTGAACTTCTTTTCGCCCGAAGTGCGCTACTCGGCCGCCTTCCGCGCCGGAGATCCGGTGGGAGCGGTGACGGAGTTCAAGGAGATGGTCAAGGCGTTGCACGCGGCGGGCATCGAGGTGATTCTCGACGTCGTCTACAACCACACCGCCGAGGGCAACCACATGGGGCCGACCTTGAGCTTCAAGGGCATCGACAACCCCACGTACTACCGCCTCGTGGCGGGCGATCAACGCCACTACTTCGACTACACGGGCACCGGGAACTCTCTCAACGTTCGTCATCCCCAAACGCTGCAGCTCATCATGGACTCGTTGCGGTACTGGGTGACGGAGATGCACGTCGACGGCTTCCGCTTCGACCTCGCGTCCACCTTGGCGCGAGGTCTGCACGAAGTCGAACAGCTTTCCAGCTTCTTCACGATCATCCACCAAGACCCGACGCTCAGCCACGTCAAGCTCATCGCCGAGCCGTGGGACGTCGGCGAGGGCGGCTATCAAGTCGGGAACTTCCCGGTGAAGTGGGCCGAGTGGAACGGCATCTACCGGGACGACATGCGCGCCTTTTGGAAAGGCGAGGGCGGCCTCGCGAGCGAAATCGGCTACCGCCTCACGGGCTCCTCGGACCTTTACAAGGACGACGGTCGCAAGCCGTGGGCGAGCATCAACTTCGTCACCGCCCACGACGGCTTCACGCTGCGCGACACCGTTTCGTACAACGACAAGCACAACGAGGCCAACGGCGAGAACAACCAAGACGGCCACAACCACAACCTCTCGTGGAACTTCGGCGCCGAAGGCCCCACGACCGACCCGGACATCGAAGCGCTTCGCTCGCGCCAGCAGCGCAACTTGCTCGCGACGCTCTTCTTGTCGCAAGGCGTACCGATGCTGCTCGGCGGAGACGAGATGGGGCGCACCCAGCACGGCAACAACAACGCCTACTGCCAAGACAACGAGATCTCGTGGTACGACTGGTCGAGCGTCGACGAGAAGCTTCTGGAGTTCACGCGGCGCCTCATCCATCTGCGCCAATCGCATCCCGCGTTGCATCGGCGCAAGTTCTTCTCCGGTCGGCCCATTCGCGGCACGGACATTCGCGACATCATGTGGTTGCGTCACGACGGCGCCGAGATGACGGACGAGGATTGGCAAAATCCTGGCACGCAAAGCCTCGGGGTGTTCCTGGCGGGCAACGGCATCGCCGACGTCGGCGAGGACGGCCAACCGTTGCAAGACGATCACTTCCTGCTGCTGCTGTCGGCGTCGAGCGAGAACTTGCCGTTCACCGTGCCCGACTTCGGCGGTTGCACCGCGTGGGAACTCCTGCTCGACACGTCGAACGACGAAGCGCAGGAAGTCGTGGCCGCCGGCACCGAAACACAATTGATCAACCGCAGCTTGAAGCTGTACCGCTGCGTCCGCTGA
- a CDS encoding undecaprenyl-diphosphate phosphatase produces the protein MPDWIQAIILGIVEGVTEFLPISSTGHLIVASDLLRFQEPAGTQGTFEVVIQGGAILAVLVYYLRDLLGQARSIRSDKNVQRLWLTVIAASVPAVVIGFAFGDRIKETLFRPDVVATALIVGGVLMYLIELRPRTATTTRLEGVNPVQGFWIGLIQCLAILWPGFSRSASSILGGMFLGLDRPTATKFSFYLSIPTLGGATLYDLLKNAHKLGQAGLANVLIGSAVSFVTAYLVIGWLLRFVATNDFKGFAIYRVLAGLVILALIYFGVIQNTLRT, from the coding sequence ATGCCGGATTGGATTCAAGCCATCATCCTCGGGATCGTCGAAGGCGTCACCGAGTTCCTCCCGATCTCGTCCACGGGTCACCTCATCGTCGCGTCGGACTTGTTGCGCTTTCAAGAGCCCGCCGGAACGCAAGGAACCTTCGAGGTCGTCATTCAAGGCGGCGCGATCCTCGCCGTCCTCGTCTACTACTTGCGCGACCTGCTCGGCCAAGCCCGCTCGATTCGCAGCGACAAGAACGTTCAGCGCCTTTGGCTGACGGTGATCGCGGCGTCCGTGCCCGCCGTCGTGATCGGCTTCGCCTTCGGAGACCGCATCAAGGAAACGCTCTTTCGGCCCGATGTCGTCGCCACCGCCCTGATCGTCGGCGGCGTTTTGATGTACCTCATCGAACTGCGGCCGCGCACCGCCACGACGACGCGGTTGGAGGGCGTGAACCCCGTGCAGGGCTTTTGGATCGGCCTCATCCAGTGTCTCGCGATTCTCTGGCCGGGTTTCTCGCGCTCGGCGAGCTCGATTCTGGGCGGCATGTTCTTGGGGCTCGACCGACCCACCGCCACGAAGTTCAGCTTCTACCTCTCCATCCCCACCCTGGGAGGCGCCACCCTCTACGACTTGTTGAAAAACGCCCACAAACTCGGTCAGGCGGGTCTCGCGAACGTCTTGATCGGATCGGCGGTCTCGTTCGTGACGGCGTACCTCGTGATCGGTTGGCTGCTGCGCTTCGTCGCCACGAACGACTTCAAGGGCTTCGCGATTTACCGCGTGCTCGCGGGCCTCGTGATCCTCGCCCTCATCTACTTCGGCGTGATTCAAAACACGCTGCGGACCTAA
- the metH gene encoding methionine synthase, protein MQQLRDIRAQLRQRILILDGAMGTMIQREVLTEEDYRREDFPDTRLKGNHDLLNLTRPDLIAAIHRAYFEAGADIVETNTFNATSVSQAEYKTAAFVRELNVEGARLARRVADEFEARDGRPRFVAGAVGPTARTASLSPDVNDPGFRGVTFDELSEAYQEQIEGLLDGGSDLLLIETVFDTLNAKAAVFAAQEVFARRGVAVPVMVSGTITDASGRTLSGQTPEAFAISLGHANLLSLGLNCALGADMLRPHLRALASNTSAFVSIHPNAGLPNEFGDYDESPAYMARILGDFAREGLLNIVGGCCGTTPEHIAAIAAAVEGVEPRRPSPLPPALRLSGLEPLVVRAGEAARFVNVGERTNVTGSPKFAKAILSGDFDTGLRIARQQVENGAQVIDVNMDEGLLDAEAAMGRFVNLVASEPDIARVPVMLDSSRFEVLAAGLKKVQGKGVVNSLSLKDGEEEFLRRAALVKRLGAAVVVMAFDERGQADSFERRAEICERAYRLLVNDACFEPTDIIFDPNVLTVATGLVEHDRYALDFIEATRWIKTNLPGALVSGGISNVSFGFRGNNPVREAMHSVFLYHATKAGLDMGIVNAGMLAVYDDLDAELRDRVEDVILARRPDATERLLEIAPKFAGEKKAKVDEAAWRSLPVRERLSHALVHGITDFVESDADEAFGELGSALAVIEGPLMDGMNVVGDLFGAGKMFLPQVVKSARVMKRAVAHLEPHMQRVEGSAKGRVVLATVKGDVHDIGKNIVGVVLACNGYEVEDLGVMVSSERILEASKRADLVGLSGLITPSLDEMASVAGDFQRAGLSVPLLIGGATTSRAHTALRIAPKYAAPVVHVLDASRAVTTASSLLGSDRDAFLVEVEAQYDAARARHGEKKVRLLTLAEARARAPKFEAATTAPARAGRHVVRPSLDELVPYIDWTPFFIAWELKGVYPKIFADPVVGPEARKLHDDALRLLKRVSKDESLRARGVLGLYRASRVGDDVHLPEADVTLHTLRQQRDQRGPNIALADFVGEEDFVGAFGVTIHGAEELAASFEAAHDDYSAILVKALADRLAEAFAEKLHADVRRDFWGYAADEDLSTEDLVKERYRGIRPAPGYPAQPDHTEKRTILKLLHADEIGLTLTESCAMTPAASVSGLYFAHPDAAYFAVGRIGRDQVEEYARRKGWTVREAERWLAPVLGYEREEVTA, encoded by the coding sequence TTGCAACAACTCAGAGATATTCGAGCGCAGCTTCGGCAGCGCATCCTGATCCTCGACGGCGCCATGGGCACCATGATTCAGCGCGAAGTCCTCACCGAGGAGGACTATCGCCGCGAGGACTTTCCGGACACGCGCCTCAAAGGCAACCACGACCTTCTGAATCTCACGCGGCCCGACCTCATCGCGGCCATTCACCGTGCGTACTTCGAGGCGGGCGCGGACATCGTCGAGACGAACACCTTCAACGCGACGAGCGTCTCTCAAGCCGAGTACAAGACGGCCGCGTTCGTGCGCGAGCTCAACGTGGAGGGCGCGCGGCTCGCGCGACGGGTCGCCGACGAGTTCGAGGCGCGCGACGGACGGCCGCGCTTCGTGGCGGGCGCCGTCGGGCCGACGGCGCGAACGGCGAGCCTCAGCCCCGACGTGAACGATCCCGGCTTTCGCGGCGTGACCTTCGACGAGCTCTCGGAGGCGTACCAAGAGCAGATCGAGGGTCTGCTCGACGGCGGCTCGGACTTGCTGCTCATCGAGACCGTGTTCGACACCCTCAACGCCAAGGCGGCGGTGTTCGCCGCGCAGGAAGTGTTCGCGCGGCGCGGCGTGGCAGTTCCGGTGATGGTGTCTGGAACGATCACGGACGCGTCGGGACGCACCTTGAGCGGTCAGACGCCCGAGGCGTTCGCGATCAGCCTCGGGCACGCGAACTTGCTGAGCCTCGGGCTGAACTGCGCCCTCGGCGCGGACATGCTGCGGCCGCACCTGCGCGCCCTCGCGTCGAACACGTCGGCGTTCGTGTCGATCCACCCCAACGCGGGCTTGCCGAACGAGTTCGGCGATTACGACGAGAGCCCGGCCTACATGGCGCGCATCCTCGGCGATTTCGCCCGCGAAGGGCTGCTGAACATCGTCGGAGGCTGCTGCGGCACGACGCCCGAGCACATCGCGGCGATTGCGGCGGCGGTCGAGGGCGTCGAGCCGCGTCGGCCGTCTCCCCTGCCGCCCGCCTTGCGCTTGTCGGGCTTGGAACCGCTCGTCGTGCGGGCCGGCGAGGCGGCTCGGTTCGTGAACGTCGGGGAGCGCACGAACGTCACGGGCAGCCCGAAGTTCGCGAAGGCGATCCTTTCGGGTGACTTCGACACGGGCTTGCGAATCGCGCGACAGCAAGTCGAGAACGGCGCGCAAGTCATCGACGTGAACATGGACGAGGGCCTGCTCGACGCCGAGGCGGCGATGGGCCGCTTCGTGAACCTCGTGGCGAGCGAGCCCGACATCGCGCGCGTGCCCGTGATGCTCGACTCGAGCCGCTTCGAGGTGCTCGCCGCCGGCCTCAAGAAGGTGCAGGGCAAGGGCGTCGTGAACTCGTTGTCGCTGAAGGACGGCGAGGAGGAATTCCTGCGTCGGGCGGCGCTCGTGAAGCGGCTCGGCGCGGCGGTCGTCGTGATGGCGTTCGACGAGCGCGGCCAAGCGGACTCGTTCGAGCGCCGCGCCGAGATTTGCGAGCGCGCCTACCGCCTCCTCGTGAACGACGCGTGCTTCGAGCCGACCGACATCATCTTCGATCCGAACGTCCTCACCGTTGCCACGGGTCTCGTCGAACACGATCGGTACGCGCTCGACTTCATCGAGGCGACGAGGTGGATCAAGACGAACTTGCCCGGAGCGCTCGTGTCGGGCGGCATCTCCAACGTCTCGTTCGGCTTTCGAGGCAATAACCCGGTGCGCGAGGCGATGCACTCGGTCTTCTTGTACCACGCCACGAAGGCGGGCCTCGACATGGGCATCGTGAACGCGGGCATGCTCGCCGTGTACGACGATCTCGACGCCGAGCTTCGAGATCGCGTGGAGGACGTGATCTTGGCGCGGCGGCCCGACGCGACCGAGCGGCTCTTGGAAATCGCGCCGAAGTTCGCGGGCGAGAAGAAGGCGAAGGTGGACGAGGCCGCTTGGCGCTCGCTGCCCGTTCGAGAGCGGCTGTCGCACGCCTTGGTGCACGGCATCACGGACTTCGTGGAGTCCGACGCCGACGAAGCGTTCGGCGAGCTCGGCTCGGCGCTCGCGGTGATCGAGGGTCCTTTGATGGACGGCATGAACGTCGTCGGGGACTTGTTCGGAGCGGGCAAGATGTTCTTGCCGCAAGTCGTGAAGAGCGCGCGCGTGATGAAACGGGCCGTCGCGCACCTCGAGCCGCACATGCAGCGCGTCGAAGGCAGCGCGAAGGGCCGCGTCGTCTTGGCGACCGTGAAGGGCGACGTTCACGATATCGGCAAGAACATTGTCGGGGTGGTCCTCGCCTGCAACGGCTACGAGGTGGAGGACCTCGGGGTGATGGTGTCGTCCGAGCGGATCTTGGAGGCGTCGAAGCGAGCAGATCTCGTCGGACTCTCGGGCCTCATCACCCCGAGCCTCGACGAGATGGCGAGCGTCGCCGGGGACTTTCAACGCGCGGGCCTCTCGGTGCCCTTGCTGATCGGTGGAGCGACGACGAGCCGGGCGCATACCGCGCTTCGCATCGCGCCGAAATACGCGGCTCCCGTCGTGCACGTCCTCGACGCGAGCCGCGCCGTCACGACCGCGTCGAGCCTGCTCGGCAGCGACCGCGACGCCTTTTTGGTCGAGGTCGAAGCGCAGTACGACGCGGCGAGGGCTCGCCACGGCGAGAAGAAGGTGCGGTTGCTGACGCTCGCCGAGGCCAGAGCGAGGGCGCCGAAGTTCGAGGCGGCCACGACGGCGCCCGCTCGCGCAGGGCGGCACGTCGTTCGTCCCTCGCTTGACGAGTTGGTGCCCTACATCGACTGGACACCGTTCTTCATCGCCTGGGAATTGAAGGGCGTGTATCCGAAGATCTTCGCCGACCCGGTCGTCGGGCCGGAAGCGCGCAAACTCCACGACGACGCCTTGCGGCTCTTGAAGCGGGTGTCGAAAGACGAGAGCTTGCGTGCGCGAGGCGTGCTGGGCTTGTACCGAGCGAGCCGCGTCGGTGACGACGTCCACTTGCCGGAAGCCGACGTGACGTTGCACACCCTTCGGCAACAACGCGACCAGCGCGGACCGAACATCGCGTTGGCGGACTTCGTCGGCGAGGAAGACTTCGTGGGCGCCTTCGGCGTCACGATTCATGGAGCGGAGGAACTCGCCGCGTCCTTCGAGGCGGCGCACGACGACTACTCGGCGATTCTCGTGAAGGCGCTCGCCGATCGGCTCGCCGAGGCGTTCGCCGAGAAGCTTCACGCGGACGTGCGCCGCGATTTCTGGGGCTACGCGGCCGACGAGGATCTGTCGACCGAGGACCTCGTGAAGGAGCGTTACCGAGGGATTCGGCCCGCGCCGGGCTACCCCGCGCAACCCGATCACACGGAGAAGCGAACGATTCTGAAGTTGCTGCACGCGGACGAAATCGGCTTGACGCTCACGGAGTCGTGCGCGATGACGCCCGCCGCGAGCGTGTCGGGCTTGTACTTCGCGCATCCGGACGCGGCGTACTTCGCAGTGGGACGCATCGGGCGCGATCAAGTCGAGGAATACGCGCGGCGCAAGGGGTGGACGGTGCGTGAAGCGGAACGGTGGCTCGCGCCCGTGCTCGGGTACGAGCGCGAGGAGGTGACGGCATGA
- the treZ gene encoding malto-oligosyltrehalose trehalohydrolase, with protein sequence MTQIQSASQRQVPLLGAHADTNGTTFRAWTTQADAVDVVLFDRDQNELERRSLRRVADGLFEGTFEDVKEGALYKFALGGDAWPDPYARWMPYGVHGPAEVWAPSYEFKHDHPKVRREELVIYELHVGTFTAEGTYAAATEKLSYLAHLGVNCLELLPLSAFPGRWGWGYDGVAHFAPFKEYGSPEDLMRLIDEAHGLGLVVLLDMVYNHFGPSGNYLPVYSDRYFTARHKTPWGDALDYTNPYLRALVTDSAQHWLKTYRFDGFRLDATQSIQDDSQYHILQELADKVHALGGSHFLFCEDYRNLPDLVTQFHMDGIWADDFHHQVRVCLTGEQDGHFRCYAPKVDELARGIAEGWLYYGQCEWPLEPGFIRGKPADELEASNLIYFVQNHDQIGNRAFGDRLQETAGEDGFLAASMLLLFLPTVPLLFQGQEWMASTRFAFFSDHEGELGHAVSTGRLEEFGHFEAFQKPELRAQIPDPQDETTFHSSKLDWDEANDGVHAKTLGLYRELLRLRREDPVLTHRSRRDLAAGTEGDVLWVRRWNDDQQRVLLVNFGHEEVEIPARFRDLSPVAATHEGSGLAARSATILVGAR encoded by the coding sequence ATGACGCAAATCCAATCGGCAAGCCAACGGCAAGTTCCGCTGCTCGGCGCGCACGCGGACACGAACGGCACGACCTTTCGCGCGTGGACGACGCAGGCGGACGCCGTGGACGTCGTGCTCTTCGACCGTGATCAGAACGAGCTGGAGCGCCGCTCGCTGCGGCGCGTGGCGGACGGGTTGTTCGAAGGCACCTTCGAGGACGTGAAGGAAGGCGCGCTGTACAAGTTCGCGCTCGGCGGCGACGCGTGGCCCGATCCGTACGCGCGTTGGATGCCGTACGGCGTGCACGGCCCCGCCGAGGTGTGGGCGCCTTCGTACGAATTCAAGCACGACCACCCGAAGGTACGCCGCGAGGAACTCGTGATCTACGAGTTGCACGTCGGGACGTTCACGGCCGAGGGAACGTACGCGGCGGCGACGGAGAAGTTGTCGTACCTCGCGCACCTCGGAGTCAATTGCCTGGAGTTGCTGCCGCTCTCGGCCTTTCCGGGCCGTTGGGGCTGGGGCTACGACGGCGTGGCGCACTTCGCGCCCTTCAAGGAGTACGGTTCGCCCGAGGACCTCATGCGCCTGATCGATGAGGCGCACGGACTCGGCCTCGTCGTGCTGCTCGACATGGTGTACAACCACTTCGGGCCGAGCGGCAACTACCTGCCCGTGTACTCGGATCGCTACTTCACGGCGCGGCACAAGACGCCGTGGGGAGACGCGCTGGACTACACCAATCCGTACTTGCGCGCGCTCGTGACGGACTCGGCGCAGCATTGGCTGAAAACGTACCGCTTCGACGGCTTTCGTCTCGACGCCACCCAAAGCATCCAAGACGACTCGCAGTACCACATCCTGCAAGAGCTCGCCGACAAGGTGCACGCGTTGGGCGGCTCGCACTTCCTGTTCTGCGAGGACTACCGAAACTTACCCGACCTCGTCACGCAGTTTCACATGGACGGCATCTGGGCGGACGACTTCCACCATCAGGTGCGCGTGTGCCTCACGGGCGAGCAAGACGGACACTTCCGGTGCTACGCGCCCAAAGTGGATGAGCTCGCCCGAGGCATCGCCGAGGGTTGGTTGTACTACGGGCAGTGCGAGTGGCCGCTGGAGCCGGGGTTCATTCGCGGAAAGCCGGCCGACGAGCTCGAAGCGTCGAACTTGATCTACTTCGTCCAGAACCACGATCAGATCGGCAACCGCGCCTTCGGCGACCGCTTGCAGGAAACGGCGGGCGAGGACGGCTTTTTGGCGGCGTCGATGCTGCTGCTGTTCTTGCCGACCGTGCCCTTGCTGTTTCAAGGCCAAGAATGGATGGCGAGCACGCGCTTCGCGTTCTTCAGCGACCATGAAGGCGAACTCGGGCACGCGGTCAGCACGGGCCGCTTGGAAGAATTCGGGCACTTCGAGGCATTTCAGAAGCCCGAGTTGCGCGCGCAGATTCCCGATCCGCAAGACGAGACGACCTTTCACTCGTCGAAGCTCGATTGGGACGAGGCGAACGACGGCGTGCACGCCAAGACGCTCGGCTTGTACCGAGAGCTGCTGCGCCTGCGCCGCGAAGACCCCGTGCTGACGCACCGCTCGCGGCGTGACCTCGCGGCGGGCACCGAAGGGGACGTGCTGTGGGTGCGCCGTTGGAACGACGATCAGCAGCGGGTGCTGCTCGTGAATTTCGGCCACGAGGAAGTCGAGATTCCCGCGCGCTTCCGCGACCTCTCCCCCGTCGCGGCGACGCACGAAGGCAGCGGCCTCGCGGCGCGCTCGGCGACGATTTTGGTAGGAGCGCGCTGA
- a CDS encoding heme-dependent oxidative N-demethylase subunit alpha family protein: MTRADTLLDREPLRYYPFETGRYDVSAGLTRLGEQRVHGRIESHVFAFDATYERFLTAKIEARPKLHFFYQQAALSPMLRRAVLAAMLPRLAEDAREFVSWNGETLRNDLLGWSATLNLDEGSIGALTRFPARFSASVANVEPLDALDFLALNVSEDFSIVARSNDTGEDWLAALHVCAPQHWDPREKIGRSFGPVHAPVGGSAALIATAPRLVHALTHKGPFARFAWGLATSDRLEHHPATRDHEDRSERPFDPESTFVRVERQTLTPFPDERGAFFTIRPYLYALREVAADADRRARLAAALRSMTAEHLAYKGMTSWRDEVAAWLET; encoded by the coding sequence ATGACGCGCGCCGACACACTTCTCGACCGCGAGCCTCTTCGCTACTATCCGTTCGAGACAGGCCGTTACGACGTCTCGGCGGGTTTGACGCGTCTCGGCGAGCAACGCGTGCACGGACGCATCGAGTCGCACGTGTTCGCGTTCGACGCGACGTACGAGCGCTTCCTGACCGCCAAGATCGAGGCGCGGCCCAAGCTGCACTTCTTCTACCAGCAGGCGGCGTTGTCGCCGATGTTGCGGCGAGCGGTGCTCGCGGCGATGCTGCCTCGCCTCGCCGAGGACGCGCGCGAGTTCGTTTCCTGGAACGGCGAGACGCTTCGCAACGATCTCCTCGGTTGGTCGGCGACGCTGAACCTCGACGAGGGCAGCATCGGCGCCCTCACCCGCTTTCCCGCCCGCTTCTCGGCGTCGGTGGCGAACGTCGAACCGCTCGACGCGCTCGACTTCCTCGCCTTGAACGTTTCCGAGGATTTCAGCATCGTCGCGCGCTCGAACGACACCGGAGAGGACTGGCTGGCGGCCCTTCATGTTTGCGCGCCGCAGCATTGGGATCCGCGCGAGAAGATCGGCCGTTCGTTCGGTCCCGTTCACGCGCCCGTGGGTGGAAGCGCGGCCCTCATCGCGACGGCGCCGCGCCTCGTGCACGCCTTGACGCACAAGGGGCCGTTCGCGCGCTTCGCGTGGGGTCTCGCGACGTCAGACCGCTTGGAGCACCACCCGGCGACTCGCGACCACGAAGACCGCTCCGAGCGCCCATTCGATCCCGAGTCGACCTTCGTGCGCGTCGAGCGCCAGACGCTCACGCCTTTTCCGGACGAGCGAGGCGCCTTCTTCACGATTCGCCCTTACCTGTATGCGCTGCGCGAAGTCGCCGCCGACGCCGATCGTCGCGCTCGACTCGCCGCCGCCTTGCGCTCCATGACCGCCGAGCACCTCGCGTACAAGGGCATGACGAGTTGGCGTGACGAGGTTGCCGCGTGGCTGGAGACGTGA